The Gloeocapsa sp. DLM2.Bin57 genome has a window encoding:
- a CDS encoding LysM domain-containing protein translates to MLLFRYIILPRLPISPLSPSPTLPLSPMTILLNCPVCDRTSIESNICPNCETDLTTLRMLAELPEVKPTQSLRLLLPWLILLPLLTLGLLLGSLFWLPRYQPQVNQSEILPPPETIIVESSPPQSDNCGGFYYTVTFGDSLSLIAQKFYANLDNWELIATANPLIQNRTDLLYVGETLFIPNLPQNCPLQE, encoded by the coding sequence TCCGATATATCATACTCCCCCGTCTCCCCATCTCCCCACTCTCCCCGTCTCCCACTCTCCCCCTCTCCCCTATGACTATCCTCTTAAATTGTCCCGTATGCGATCGCACTTCCATCGAAAGCAATATTTGTCCCAATTGCGAAACCGATTTAACTACCCTGCGCATGTTAGCAGAATTACCCGAGGTAAAACCTACCCAATCTCTAAGATTATTATTGCCCTGGTTAATCTTATTACCCCTACTTACCCTAGGTTTACTCCTAGGGAGTCTGTTTTGGTTACCTCGTTATCAACCTCAAGTTAATCAATCGGAAATTCTCCCCCCTCCTGAAACTATCATCGTGGAATCATCCCCCCCACAATCAGATAATTGCGGAGGTTTCTACTATACCGTTACTTTCGGTGATTCTCTCTCCCTAATCGCCCAAAAATTTTACGCTAATCTCGATAATTGGGAGTTAATCGCTACCGCTAATCCCTTAATTCAAAACAGAACAGATTTATTATACGTGGGAGAAACTCTCTTTATCCCTAATCTCCCTCAAAATTGTCCCCTACAGGAG